One Massilia sp. 9096 genomic window carries:
- the gap gene encoding type I glyceraldehyde-3-phosphate dehydrogenase produces MTIKVAINGYGRIGRNVLRAFYEGGKKQDIEIVAINDLGKPESNAHLTRFDTTHGRFPGTVSVEGDNMIVNGDKIRVFAQRNPAELPWGELGVDVVLECTGFFTTKEKASAHLQGGAKKVIISAPGGKDVDATIVYGVNQDVLKASDTVISNASCTTNCLAPLVKPLNDAIGLENGLMTTVHSYTNDQVLTDVMHEDLRRARSATHSMIPTKTGAAAAVGLVLPELNGKLDGFAIRVPTINVSIVDLSFIAKRDTTVEEVNALMKAAAEGPLAGILTYNTDQLVSVDYNHNPASSNFDATLTKVSGRLVKVSSWYDNEWGFSNRMLDTTVALMNAK; encoded by the coding sequence ATGACGATCAAAGTAGCAATCAACGGCTACGGCCGCATCGGCCGCAACGTGCTGCGCGCTTTCTACGAAGGCGGCAAGAAGCAGGACATCGAGATCGTGGCCATCAACGACCTGGGCAAGCCCGAGTCGAATGCCCACCTGACCCGATTCGACACCACGCACGGCCGCTTCCCGGGCACCGTGTCGGTCGAAGGCGACAACATGATCGTCAACGGCGACAAGATCCGCGTGTTCGCGCAGCGTAACCCGGCGGAACTGCCATGGGGCGAGCTGGGCGTGGACGTCGTGCTCGAGTGCACCGGCTTCTTCACCACCAAGGAAAAGGCATCGGCCCACCTGCAGGGCGGCGCCAAGAAGGTCATCATCTCGGCCCCGGGCGGCAAGGATGTCGACGCCACCATCGTCTACGGCGTCAACCAGGACGTGCTGAAAGCGTCGGACACCGTGATCTCGAACGCCTCCTGCACCACCAACTGCCTGGCCCCGCTGGTCAAGCCGCTGAACGACGCCATCGGCCTGGAAAACGGCCTGATGACCACTGTGCACTCGTACACCAACGACCAGGTGCTGACCGACGTCATGCACGAAGACCTGCGCCGTGCGCGTTCGGCGACCCACTCGATGATCCCGACCAAGACCGGCGCCGCCGCAGCGGTCGGCCTGGTGCTGCCGGAACTGAACGGCAAGCTGGACGGCTTCGCGATCCGCGTGCCGACCATCAACGTCTCGATCGTCGACCTGTCCTTCATCGCCAAGCGCGACACCACCGTGGAAGAAGTCAATGCGCTGATGAAGGCCGCCGCCGAAGGTCCGCTGGCCGGCATCCTGACCTACAACACCGACCAGCTGGTCTCGGTCGACTACAACCACAACCCGGCCTCGTCGAACTTCGACGCCACCCTGACCAAGGTGTCGGGCCGCCTGGTGAAGGTCTCGTCGTGGTACGACAACGAGTGGGGCTTTTCCAACCGCATGCTGGACACCACTGTGGCGCTGATGAACGCCAAGTAA
- a CDS encoding TonB-dependent receptor domain-containing protein: MNKRLVLKPSVLAVALAIGTTQFAVAQDSATTATAATATPTPATQTVYITGSNLRRSDTEGTSPISVLNAQDIKNTGATTVSELMRFVPSMGTDSNHDNGSGSGFAKGVATASLRGLGSSSTLVLLNGRRITPAPYADPNEGNSVLYDLNSIPISAIERVEVLQDGASAVYGSDAIAGVINFILKKNYEGTEVAARYSANDNNQFRNKGFNAIFGKGNLDTDGYNFMVTADVTQRDPTLRIDAKDVEFSQLQLLNGRYLSPYGSSVSQYPTYYKETRSGSKNFGVTQATAPANMLFNTSCPTNQQITGSVAGNGFLPTNTLVGRTFCNFDVTPFQEAQGYGRDANLISHGEIKLGESGVVAFADAAYSRTRRDYKDVPISIGTGVTTNWTATGPGASYQTILPIGHPDNPFPNARASLAYRFTNLRGGSSTINEGKRALAGLQGSHFGWNWESALLWNRAENESTTYGRLFLPTLNKLMTQNLPIAQVAADPTIGHDVLTQNTSQITQWDAKANTEFGHLPGGTIGFAAGVELRREKVDLAPDPLVATGQIFGLANTILSSSRDVKSAFVELGAPVLKNLSFDFAGRVDKYPNLKSNFVPKVGGKWTVTDTFAVRGTYAEGFRAPSLSQIVPGGAQFFLNNTWDPKRCEEDEITPKPNGTTADCAKSVGGTGGFNPNLKPETSKSYNLGFIWSPSSKFDVTMDFWKIKRENEIVLGSAADALRNEDLMPANVVRDPNPVNFITDASGKPISGTGPLVMIYTPWMNQGMTELRGVDIEGHLRNNFGEWGSLSTTLRSTYTSKYYIQTHPGDPIHNVVGTIQNIYDWSLNSGTPIPRWKSSVSSTWKLADHAVNLSLNYVGPISYLRVYDGATTYPQPFCQYSPKGSNTIPLYTTFYPDCSIKEWVTVGLGYTYTGFKHWTLNANIQNLNDEKAPYDPGNTAVGYNESLHNPYGRYYSLSARYTF; the protein is encoded by the coding sequence TTGAACAAGCGATTAGTGCTGAAACCCAGCGTGCTCGCAGTCGCGCTTGCGATTGGAACCACCCAATTCGCTGTCGCCCAGGACAGTGCGACGACGGCTACGGCCGCAACTGCAACGCCGACGCCCGCCACCCAGACGGTCTACATCACCGGCTCGAACCTGCGCCGTTCCGACACCGAAGGCACTTCGCCGATCAGTGTGCTGAACGCCCAGGACATCAAGAACACCGGCGCCACCACGGTCTCCGAACTGATGCGCTTCGTGCCGTCGATGGGTACGGACAGCAACCACGACAACGGCAGCGGCTCCGGCTTCGCCAAGGGCGTCGCCACGGCCTCGCTGCGCGGCCTGGGTTCGTCCTCCACCCTGGTCCTGTTGAACGGCCGCCGCATCACGCCGGCGCCGTATGCCGATCCGAACGAGGGCAACTCGGTCCTGTACGACCTGAACTCGATCCCGATCTCGGCCATCGAACGCGTCGAAGTCCTGCAGGACGGCGCGTCGGCCGTGTACGGTTCGGATGCGATCGCCGGCGTCATCAACTTCATCCTGAAGAAGAACTACGAAGGGACCGAGGTCGCGGCGCGCTACAGCGCGAACGACAACAACCAGTTCCGCAACAAGGGTTTCAACGCCATCTTCGGCAAGGGTAACCTGGACACCGACGGCTACAACTTCATGGTGACCGCCGACGTGACCCAGCGCGATCCGACCCTGCGTATCGATGCCAAGGATGTCGAGTTCTCCCAGCTGCAACTGCTCAATGGACGCTACCTGTCGCCGTACGGCAGCTCGGTGTCGCAGTACCCGACTTACTACAAGGAAACCCGATCGGGCAGCAAGAACTTCGGCGTGACCCAGGCCACTGCGCCGGCCAACATGCTGTTCAATACGAGCTGCCCGACCAACCAGCAGATCACCGGCAGCGTGGCCGGCAACGGCTTCCTGCCGACCAATACCTTGGTGGGCCGTACCTTCTGTAACTTCGACGTCACGCCTTTCCAGGAAGCTCAGGGCTATGGCCGCGACGCGAACCTCATCAGCCACGGCGAAATCAAGCTTGGCGAGAGCGGCGTGGTCGCTTTTGCCGACGCCGCCTACTCGCGCACCCGCCGCGACTACAAGGACGTACCGATCTCGATCGGCACCGGCGTCACGACCAACTGGACCGCGACCGGCCCGGGCGCGTCGTACCAGACGATCCTGCCGATCGGCCACCCGGACAACCCGTTCCCGAATGCGCGCGCCTCGCTGGCCTACCGCTTCACCAACCTGCGCGGCGGCTCGTCCACCATCAACGAGGGCAAGCGTGCACTGGCTGGCCTGCAGGGCAGCCACTTCGGCTGGAACTGGGAATCCGCGCTGCTTTGGAACCGCGCCGAGAACGAAAGCACCACCTATGGCCGCCTGTTCCTGCCGACCCTGAACAAGCTGATGACGCAGAACCTGCCAATCGCGCAGGTCGCGGCCGACCCGACCATCGGGCATGACGTCCTCACCCAGAATACCTCGCAGATCACCCAGTGGGATGCCAAGGCAAACACCGAGTTCGGTCACTTGCCGGGCGGTACGATCGGTTTTGCCGCCGGCGTCGAACTGCGCCGCGAAAAGGTCGACCTGGCGCCGGACCCGCTGGTGGCGACGGGCCAGATCTTCGGCCTGGCCAACACCATCCTGAGCAGCTCGCGCGACGTCAAGTCGGCCTTCGTCGAGCTCGGCGCCCCGGTCCTGAAGAACCTCTCGTTCGACTTCGCCGGCCGCGTCGACAAGTATCCGAACCTGAAATCCAACTTCGTGCCGAAGGTCGGCGGCAAGTGGACCGTGACCGATACCTTCGCCGTCCGCGGCACCTATGCCGAAGGTTTCCGCGCGCCGTCGCTGAGCCAGATCGTGCCGGGCGGCGCCCAGTTCTTCCTGAACAATACCTGGGACCCGAAGCGCTGCGAAGAGGACGAGATCACGCCGAAGCCGAATGGCACCACCGCCGACTGCGCCAAGAGCGTGGGCGGTACCGGCGGCTTCAACCCGAACCTGAAGCCGGAAACCTCGAAGAGCTACAACCTGGGCTTCATCTGGTCGCCGAGCAGCAAGTTCGACGTCACGATGGACTTCTGGAAGATCAAGCGCGAGAACGAGATCGTGCTGGGCAGCGCTGCCGACGCCCTGAGGAACGAAGACCTGATGCCGGCCAACGTCGTGCGTGACCCGAACCCGGTCAACTTCATCACCGACGCCAGCGGCAAGCCGATCTCGGGCACGGGCCCGCTGGTCATGATCTACACCCCGTGGATGAACCAGGGCATGACCGAACTGCGCGGCGTCGACATCGAAGGCCACCTGCGCAACAACTTCGGCGAGTGGGGTTCGCTGTCGACCACGCTGCGTTCGACCTACACCAGCAAGTACTATATCCAGACCCATCCTGGCGATCCGATCCACAACGTGGTCGGCACGATCCAGAACATCTACGACTGGTCGCTCAACTCCGGCACGCCGATCCCGCGCTGGAAGAGCAGTGTGTCGAGCACCTGGAAGCTGGCGGACCACGCGGTCAACCTGTCGCTCAACTACGTGGGTCCGATCTCGTACCTGCGCGTGTACGATGGCGCGACCACCTACCCGCAGCCGTTCTGCCAGTACAGCCCGAAGGGCAGCAACACGATCCCGCTGTACACCACCTTCTATCCGGATTGCTCGATCAAGGAGTGGGTGACGGTCGGACTGGGTTACACCTATACCGGCTTCAAGCACTGGACGCTGAACGCGAACATCCAGAACCTGAACGACGAAAAGGCGCCTTACGATCCGGGCAATACCGCCGTCGGCTACAACGAAAGCCTGCACAACCCGTATGGCCGTTACTACAGCCTGAGCGCACGCTACACGTTCTGA
- the map gene encoding type I methionyl aminopeptidase, giving the protein MVIKLKNDKDIAKMRVAGRMAAEVLEMISEHVVPGVSTEELDRRCNEYIRKVQKATPANVGYHGFPKTLCTSINGVVCHGIPSEKDVLQDGDIINIDVTVIKDGWHGDTSRMYFAGTPSPEARQLVDTTYDAMMAGIRAVRPGARLGDVGHAIQKLAEAKGYSVVREYCGHGIGRVYHEDPQVLHYGRPNTGMLIKEGMTFTVEPMINLGEADVEQLDDGWTVVTRDRSLSAQWEHMIAVTHDGFEILTPWPKK; this is encoded by the coding sequence ATGGTAATCAAACTCAAGAACGACAAGGACATCGCCAAGATGCGCGTGGCCGGCCGCATGGCCGCCGAAGTGCTGGAGATGATCTCCGAACACGTGGTGCCCGGCGTCTCCACCGAAGAGCTGGACCGCCGCTGCAACGAATACATCCGCAAGGTGCAGAAGGCCACGCCAGCCAACGTCGGCTACCACGGTTTCCCCAAGACGCTGTGCACCTCGATCAACGGCGTGGTCTGCCACGGCATCCCGAGCGAGAAGGACGTGCTGCAGGACGGCGACATCATCAACATCGACGTCACCGTGATCAAGGACGGCTGGCACGGCGACACCAGCCGCATGTACTTCGCCGGCACGCCCTCCCCCGAGGCCAGGCAGCTGGTCGACACCACCTATGACGCGATGATGGCCGGCATCCGCGCGGTGCGCCCGGGCGCGCGCCTGGGCGACGTCGGCCATGCGATCCAGAAGCTGGCCGAAGCCAAGGGCTATTCGGTGGTGCGCGAGTACTGCGGCCACGGCATCGGCCGGGTCTACCACGAAGACCCGCAGGTGCTGCACTACGGCCGCCCGAACACCGGCATGCTGATCAAGGAAGGCATGACCTTCACGGTCGAGCCGATGATCAACCTGGGCGAAGCCGACGTCGAGCAGCTCGACGACGGCTGGACCGTGGTCACGCGCGACCGTTCGCTGTCGGCGCAGTGGGAACACATGATCGCCGTCACCCACGACGGGTTCGAGATCCTGACGCCCTGGCCGAAGAAGTGA
- a CDS encoding TonB-dependent receptor domain-containing protein: protein MSRSIRLMCLGGVAFGMHAAYAQDTQGTAPIQKVEVTGSRIRQVDLETAQPVQVMTQEQIQKTGLVTVGDILNNLSSAGTPDFSKGGSLTSNRENGGQYVSLRNLGANRLLVLVDGKRWSQSINGYTDLSTIPSALIERIEVLKDGASSIYGSDAIAGVVNIILKKSMEGGQLSVYEGANQHGGDGKSKDFSLTYGANSDTGSLVFGLSHTEQGTVWARDRDITAYSYGPNHISDGLGVSPWGRIRQVSGTGGPTGINQILNHTGSYDGSGVGQASNVIGNYHTYAGADADLFNTPSQMMFQMPTKLDSIFTKGSLELPYGMHFTSTAMFAQRDSSATAAGYPMNSLSQPTYPVYIDKNSYYNPTPGQDLFFYRRTIELPRTTENQNRTLHIDATLAGEFKAYGRSFNWDIGYNHSDVSGSTLSNGNLNLINLKKALGPSFYNPATQQVQCGTAANPIAPNLCVPFNILGGPSASNAAALAYVNETGQATYGSTVNSATANISGDLYDLPAGALGFAAGIENRSLRGYDFPGQMEQAGYSTDLGANTTVGHYNVKEEYLEVAIPVLKDQPFAKLLSFDVATRHSDYSNFGVANNSKVSFMWKPMGDLLVRGTWAQGFRAPTVGDTFGGGQQTYDNYLDPCDSRYGEAASNPAVAARCAAAGVPAGFRQLNSAGVPVGGTGGQGAYPFYSGAGNTTLTPERAITDTLGFVYSPSYLPGFSASVDWYRIKVSNMISPVGATWVANQCYIENNPTFCGAIGRNAAGEIANLSRGNLNLGEMQTDGADISFGYRFPMTQYGRFALRSDTSYVHSFKQKSTSDAEWQDYAGDYFYNKWKSTTAVDWSMGNWSATWTARIYSAVRDQCWDTEAAIECTNPTGYTESFGTGYNKLGAEVYHDLNVGYKTSWKGQIQFGINNLFDKKPRIAYTAYTSGTASSSSVDPNMPLDRFFYVRYNQSF from the coding sequence TTGTCCCGTTCGATCCGCCTGATGTGCCTGGGCGGTGTCGCATTCGGGATGCACGCCGCTTACGCGCAAGATACGCAAGGCACCGCGCCGATTCAGAAGGTCGAAGTGACCGGTTCGCGTATCCGCCAGGTCGACCTGGAGACCGCACAGCCGGTCCAGGTGATGACCCAGGAACAGATCCAGAAAACTGGCCTGGTCACCGTGGGCGACATCCTCAACAACCTGTCGTCGGCCGGTACGCCCGACTTCAGCAAGGGCGGCTCGCTGACATCGAACCGCGAGAACGGCGGCCAGTACGTCAGCCTGCGCAACCTGGGCGCGAACCGCCTGCTGGTGCTGGTCGACGGCAAGCGCTGGTCGCAGTCGATCAACGGCTACACCGACCTGTCGACCATCCCGTCGGCCCTGATCGAGCGCATCGAAGTCCTGAAGGACGGCGCCTCGTCGATCTATGGTTCGGACGCGATCGCCGGCGTGGTCAACATCATCCTGAAGAAGTCGATGGAAGGCGGCCAGCTGAGCGTTTACGAAGGCGCCAACCAGCACGGCGGCGACGGCAAGTCGAAGGACTTCTCGCTGACCTACGGCGCCAACAGCGACACCGGCTCGCTGGTGTTCGGCCTGAGCCACACCGAGCAGGGCACGGTCTGGGCGCGCGACCGCGACATCACCGCCTACTCCTACGGTCCGAACCACATCTCCGACGGCCTGGGCGTCAGCCCGTGGGGCCGTATCCGCCAGGTGAGCGGCACGGGTGGCCCGACCGGCATCAACCAGATCCTGAACCACACCGGCAGCTACGACGGCAGCGGCGTGGGCCAGGCGTCGAACGTCATCGGCAACTACCACACCTACGCCGGCGCGGACGCAGACCTGTTCAACACGCCCTCGCAGATGATGTTCCAGATGCCGACCAAGCTGGACAGCATCTTCACCAAAGGCTCGCTGGAACTGCCGTACGGCATGCACTTCACCAGCACCGCGATGTTCGCCCAGCGTGACTCGAGCGCCACCGCCGCCGGTTACCCGATGAACTCGCTGAGCCAGCCGACCTACCCGGTCTACATCGACAAGAACAGCTACTACAACCCGACTCCGGGCCAGGACCTGTTCTTCTACCGCCGCACCATCGAGCTGCCGCGCACCACCGAGAATCAGAACCGCACCCTGCACATCGATGCGACCCTGGCCGGCGAATTCAAGGCCTACGGCCGTAGCTTCAACTGGGACATCGGCTACAACCACAGCGACGTGTCCGGCTCGACCCTGTCGAACGGCAACCTGAACCTGATCAACCTGAAGAAGGCTTTGGGTCCGTCGTTCTACAACCCGGCCACCCAGCAGGTCCAGTGCGGCACCGCGGCCAACCCGATCGCGCCGAACCTGTGCGTGCCGTTCAACATCCTGGGCGGCCCGTCGGCATCGAACGCCGCTGCCCTGGCCTACGTCAACGAAACCGGCCAGGCCACCTACGGCTCGACCGTCAACAGCGCCACCGCCAACATCAGCGGCGACCTGTACGACCTGCCGGCCGGTGCACTCGGCTTCGCAGCCGGCATCGAGAACCGCAGCCTGCGCGGCTACGACTTCCCGGGCCAGATGGAGCAGGCCGGCTACTCGACCGACCTGGGCGCCAACACCACTGTCGGCCACTACAACGTCAAGGAAGAGTACCTCGAGGTAGCGATTCCGGTCCTGAAGGACCAGCCGTTCGCGAAACTGCTGTCGTTCGACGTCGCCACCCGCCACTCGGACTACAGCAACTTCGGCGTCGCCAACAACAGCAAGGTCAGCTTCATGTGGAAGCCGATGGGCGACCTGCTGGTACGCGGCACCTGGGCACAGGGCTTCCGCGCCCCGACCGTGGGTGATACCTTCGGCGGCGGCCAGCAGACCTACGACAACTACCTGGATCCGTGCGACAGCCGTTACGGCGAAGCCGCCTCCAACCCGGCCGTGGCCGCACGTTGCGCCGCTGCCGGCGTACCGGCCGGCTTCCGCCAGCTGAATTCGGCCGGCGTACCGGTCGGCGGCACCGGCGGCCAAGGCGCCTACCCGTTCTACTCGGGCGCCGGCAATACGACGCTGACCCCGGAACGCGCGATCACCGACACCCTGGGCTTCGTGTACAGCCCGTCGTACCTGCCGGGCTTCTCGGCGTCGGTCGACTGGTACCGCATCAAGGTGAGCAACATGATCAGCCCGGTCGGCGCGACCTGGGTGGCGAACCAGTGCTACATCGAGAACAACCCGACCTTCTGCGGCGCCATCGGGCGTAACGCAGCAGGCGAGATCGCGAACCTGTCGCGCGGCAACCTGAACCTGGGCGAAATGCAGACCGACGGCGCGGACATCTCGTTCGGCTATCGCTTCCCGATGACCCAGTACGGCCGCTTCGCGCTGCGTTCGGACACCTCGTACGTCCACTCGTTCAAGCAGAAGTCGACCTCGGACGCCGAGTGGCAGGATTACGCCGGCGACTACTTCTACAACAAGTGGAAGTCGACCACCGCCGTGGACTGGAGCATGGGCAACTGGAGCGCCACCTGGACCGCCCGTATCTACAGCGCCGTGCGCGACCAGTGCTGGGATACCGAAGCCGCGATCGAGTGCACGAACCCGACCGGCTACACCGAAAGCTTCGGCACCGGCTACAACAAGCTGGGCGCCGAGGTGTATCACGACCTGAACGTGGGCTACAAGACCTCGTGGAAGGGCCAGATCCAGTTCGGTATCAACAACCTGTTCGACAAGAAGCCGCGCATCGCCTACACCGCCTATACCTCGGGCACGGCGTCGTCGTCGTCGGTGGACCCGAACATGCCGCTGGACCGCTTCTTCTACGTCCGCTACAACCAGTCGTTCTAA
- a CDS encoding TonB-dependent siderophore receptor, with amino-acid sequence MQQRSKIALAVAIAVQAMTGHAQEQASQTQRVEVTGSRIRQVDLETAQPVQVMTQEQIQKTGLVTVGDIINNLSSSGTPAFSKGSALTSNREQGGQYIDMRNLGSNRLLVLVNGKRWTQTTAGYTDVSTIPSALIERVEILKDGASSIYGSDAIAGVVNFILKKTMQGGQVSLYEGANQHGGDGKSKDFSATYGAGDDKAGMLFGLTHTSQGVVWARDRDITAYSFGPNHQNANYGTGPWGRIRQVGAGGAASGFNKVVNHTGGPLGDGTSSDARNQANYHTYASADADTFNSTSQMNYTEPTRLTSIFTKGSIELPYGMRFTTTAMYADRDSPRQVAGYPLSSTSQPNFPVYIDKNSYYNPYGNGAPGVAAGAGQDLFFYRRTIEVPRVTDNENRTTHIDASLEGDFMALGRTWNWSVGYNHSASDGNTTSTGNINLLNLKKALGPSFVNASGAVQCGTAAAPIPMSQCVPFNVLGGPSASTPEALNYIMSNGQGTYGSTVNSATADITGELFNLPAGAVGVAAGLEHRSVTGFDRPGQFEQSGYSTDLAAFTTTGKYNVREAYLETNIPVLKSMPFAELLSFDLASRYSDYSNFGSTHNSKASFMWKPVKDLLTRGTWAQGFRAPALADTFGGGGQSFDSYIDPCDSLYGQRKTAGVTARCAAAGVPTSFRQVNQAGTPVPSTGAQTPYPFTTGLGNRDLQPETATTKTIGFVYSPAFINGFSMSLDYFDIAVKNRITGLSVAYELNQCYINGVQDFCNKVTRDASGQITNLTRGNANLGELATKGIDFSFNYRLPRTPYGQFMVRSDSTYVDSYRIKSTATSNWVSYAGEFGYNRVKSTLGLDWSLGNWNATLTSRFYSHIKTHCAFAGEPCSNPNDTTSWGTGYNRQGNMVYSDLSVGYALPWKGRVMVGANNVFNRKPIITYDANSTYGGTSSSSSVDPDKPLDRFVYVRYTQSF; translated from the coding sequence ATGCAACAACGTAGCAAAATTGCCCTCGCCGTTGCGATCGCCGTCCAGGCGATGACCGGCCATGCCCAGGAGCAGGCGTCCCAGACGCAGCGCGTCGAAGTGACCGGCTCGCGTATCCGCCAGGTCGACCTGGAGACCGCCCAGCCGGTCCAGGTGATGACCCAGGAACAGATCCAGAAGACCGGTCTGGTCACCGTCGGCGACATCATCAACAACCTGTCGTCCTCCGGCACCCCGGCGTTCTCGAAAGGTTCGGCGCTGACTTCGAACCGCGAACAGGGCGGCCAGTACATCGACATGCGCAACCTGGGTTCGAACCGCCTGCTGGTGCTGGTCAACGGCAAGCGCTGGACCCAGACCACGGCCGGCTACACCGACGTCTCGACCATCCCGTCGGCGCTGATCGAGCGCGTCGAGATCCTGAAGGATGGCGCATCGTCGATCTACGGTTCGGACGCGATCGCCGGCGTGGTCAACTTCATCCTGAAGAAGACCATGCAGGGCGGCCAGGTCAGCCTGTACGAAGGCGCCAACCAGCATGGCGGCGACGGCAAGAGCAAGGATTTCTCGGCGACCTACGGCGCCGGCGACGACAAGGCCGGCATGCTGTTCGGCCTGACCCACACCTCGCAAGGCGTGGTGTGGGCGCGCGACCGCGACATCACCGCCTACAGCTTCGGCCCGAACCACCAGAACGCCAACTACGGCACCGGCCCGTGGGGCCGCATCCGCCAGGTCGGCGCCGGCGGCGCCGCGAGCGGCTTCAACAAGGTCGTGAACCACACCGGCGGTCCGCTGGGCGACGGCACCAGCTCGGATGCCCGCAACCAGGCCAATTACCACACCTATGCCAGTGCGGACGCGGACACCTTCAACTCGACCAGCCAGATGAACTACACGGAGCCGACGCGCCTGACGTCGATCTTCACCAAGGGCTCGATCGAACTGCCGTACGGCATGCGCTTCACCACCACCGCGATGTACGCCGACCGCGACTCGCCGCGCCAGGTCGCCGGCTATCCGCTGAGCTCGACGTCGCAGCCCAATTTCCCGGTCTACATCGACAAGAACAGCTATTACAACCCGTACGGCAATGGCGCGCCCGGCGTCGCCGCCGGCGCCGGCCAGGACCTGTTCTTCTACCGCCGCACCATCGAAGTGCCGCGCGTGACCGACAACGAGAACCGCACCACCCACATCGACGCCTCGCTCGAAGGCGACTTCATGGCGCTGGGCAGGACCTGGAACTGGAGCGTGGGCTATAACCACAGCGCCAGTGACGGCAACACGACCTCGACCGGCAACATCAACCTGCTGAACCTGAAGAAAGCGCTCGGTCCGTCGTTCGTGAACGCGTCCGGCGCCGTGCAATGCGGTACCGCCGCTGCGCCGATCCCGATGAGCCAGTGCGTACCGTTCAACGTGCTGGGCGGCCCGTCGGCGTCGACCCCGGAAGCGCTGAACTACATCATGTCGAACGGCCAGGGCACCTACGGCTCGACCGTCAACAGCGCCACCGCCGACATCACGGGCGAACTGTTCAACCTGCCGGCCGGCGCGGTCGGCGTGGCGGCCGGCCTCGAGCACCGGAGCGTCACCGGCTTCGACCGTCCGGGCCAGTTCGAGCAGTCGGGCTACTCGACCGACCTGGCGGCGTTCACCACCACCGGCAAGTACAACGTGCGCGAAGCTTACCTGGAAACCAACATCCCGGTGCTCAAGAGCATGCCCTTCGCTGAACTGCTGAGCTTCGACCTGGCGTCACGCTACTCGGACTACAGCAACTTCGGCAGCACGCACAACAGCAAGGCCAGCTTCATGTGGAAGCCGGTCAAGGACCTGCTGACCCGCGGCACCTGGGCCCAGGGCTTCCGCGCCCCGGCGCTGGCCGACACCTTCGGCGGCGGCGGCCAGTCGTTCGACTCCTACATCGACCCTTGCGACAGCCTGTACGGCCAGCGCAAGACCGCGGGCGTCACGGCCCGCTGCGCCGCAGCCGGCGTCCCGACCAGCTTCCGCCAGGTCAACCAGGCCGGCACCCCGGTCCCGTCGACCGGCGCACAGACCCCGTACCCGTTCACGACCGGCCTGGGCAACCGCGATCTGCAACCGGAGACCGCGACGACCAAGACCATCGGCTTCGTGTACAGCCCGGCGTTCATCAACGGCTTCTCGATGTCGCTGGATTACTTCGACATCGCCGTCAAGAACCGCATCACCGGCTTGAGCGTCGCTTACGAACTGAACCAGTGCTATATCAATGGCGTGCAGGATTTCTGCAACAAGGTCACGCGTGACGCCAGCGGCCAGATCACGAACCTGACGCGCGGCAATGCCAACCTGGGCGAACTGGCTACCAAAGGCATCGACTTCAGCTTCAACTACCGCCTGCCGCGCACGCCCTACGGACAGTTCATGGTGCGTTCGGACTCGACCTATGTCGACTCCTACCGCATCAAGAGCACGGCGACCTCCAACTGGGTCAGCTACGCCGGCGAGTTCGGCTACAACCGCGTGAAGTCGACGCTGGGCCTGGATTGGAGCCTGGGCAATTGGAACGCCACCCTGACCTCGCGTTTCTACAGCCACATCAAGACCCACTGCGCGTTCGCCGGCGAGCCTTGCAGCAATCCGAACGACACCACCAGCTGGGGCACAGGCTACAACCGCCAGGGCAACATGGTCTACAGCGACCTGTCGGTCGGCTACGCGCTGCCTTGGAAAGGCCGTGTGATGGTCGGCGCCAACAATGTGTTCAACCGCAAGCCGATCATCACGTACGACGCCAACAGCACTTACGGCGGCACCTCGTCGTCGTCGTCGGTCGATCCTGACAAGCCACTCGACCGCTTCGTCTACGTGCGTTACACCCAGTCGTTCTAA